From the genome of Vibrio navarrensis, one region includes:
- a CDS encoding DUF6279 family lipoprotein, with the protein MLSRIYVRMTTSGRFILGLLGMLLLLTGCSNKMVYNHLDWVVLEYIDDYVTLTDEQEELVEERLDVLLQWHRESELPIYLSQLQLLSTLTETQLSKPFLVAQREALTQHRYRIAQKLAPDLYALALSLSQAQQDELLKNMAKAHRKRDEKYADLNEKEIRERYQEFFVEGAEEWLGELTPAQQALIKQWSQEVTITTADWRAYRAALRQAVEELFKHKQDPHDFQQHLTRLLLDPESYHGDAFKQKLQSNVDLADGYILQIARSMNAAQWRHFHREISDWQELASELHAQVSANR; encoded by the coding sequence ATGTTGTCACGCATCTATGTTCGGATGACGACGAGTGGGCGTTTTATCCTAGGGCTACTTGGCATGCTATTGCTGCTGACAGGATGCTCGAACAAAATGGTGTATAACCACCTAGACTGGGTGGTGTTGGAGTACATCGATGACTATGTAACGTTGACGGATGAGCAAGAAGAGCTGGTGGAAGAGCGCTTGGATGTGCTGCTGCAATGGCACAGAGAAAGCGAATTGCCTATCTATCTATCCCAGTTGCAATTGCTATCCACCTTGACTGAAACTCAGCTCTCCAAACCCTTTCTCGTCGCGCAAAGAGAAGCATTAACACAGCACCGCTATCGTATCGCGCAGAAACTGGCTCCTGATCTTTACGCTTTGGCGCTCTCACTAAGTCAGGCGCAGCAAGATGAGCTACTGAAAAATATGGCTAAGGCTCATCGCAAACGTGATGAAAAATATGCGGATTTAAATGAGAAAGAGATCCGAGAGCGTTATCAAGAGTTTTTTGTCGAAGGTGCGGAAGAGTGGTTAGGAGAGCTCACGCCTGCGCAACAAGCGCTGATAAAACAGTGGTCGCAAGAAGTCACCATCACGACAGCCGATTGGCGCGCATATCGGGCAGCCTTGCGTCAAGCGGTCGAAGAGCTGTTTAAACACAAGCAAGATCCACACGATTTCCAGCAGCACCTGACTCGTTTGCTGCTTGACCCTGAAAGCTACCATGGCGATGCATTTAAGCAAAAGTTGCAGTCGAACGTCGATCTGGCGGACGGTTACATTCTGCAAATTGCGCGTTCCATGAACGCTGCACAATGGCGCCATTTTCATCGTGAGATTAGCGATTGGCAGGAGCTTGCCAGCGAACTGCACGCGCAGGTATCCGCAAACCGGTAG
- the pepT gene encoding peptidase T, whose amino-acid sequence MKHLVQRFIRYVTFDTQSNAKKKCCPSTPGQLKFAQHLKQELIELGLSDVHLDDNGYLMAKLPSNVSYPVPAIGFIAHMDTAPDASGKHVKPQIIEDYQGGDIALGIGDEVLSPVQYPDLHALHGHNLIATDGTTLLGADNKAGIAEILSAIELLMENPYIPHGDICIGFTPDEEIGRGADHFDVARFGAEWAYTVDGGPQGELEYENFNASSADVIFHGVSVHPGTAKGKMVNAMTLASRFHCMMPEDETPEGTEGYQGFYHLKSAEMGVARSELGYILRDFSREGIQQRKAFMQQRVDEMNAQLKHGSVEICFTDSYFNMREKVEPFPHIIDIAKQAMEQCDVEPVIKPIRGGTDGARLSFMGLPCPNLFTGGYNFHGIHEFISIEQMEKSVEVIVKIAEMTAKRYA is encoded by the coding sequence ATGAAACATCTAGTACAAAGATTTATTCGCTACGTGACGTTTGACACTCAGTCGAACGCCAAGAAAAAATGCTGCCCAAGTACCCCTGGGCAGTTAAAATTTGCCCAGCACTTAAAGCAAGAGCTCATCGAACTCGGCTTGAGTGACGTACACCTCGACGACAATGGATATTTGATGGCAAAACTGCCGTCAAACGTCAGCTATCCTGTGCCTGCCATCGGATTCATCGCCCATATGGATACCGCGCCGGATGCATCTGGCAAACACGTTAAGCCACAAATTATCGAAGATTATCAAGGTGGCGATATTGCACTTGGTATCGGCGACGAGGTGCTCTCTCCAGTCCAATATCCCGATTTGCACGCTCTGCATGGTCACAACCTGATTGCAACCGATGGCACCACGCTACTAGGCGCAGACAATAAAGCGGGAATCGCAGAAATTTTATCTGCCATTGAGCTTCTGATGGAAAACCCGTACATCCCACACGGAGATATCTGCATCGGTTTTACCCCGGATGAAGAGATTGGTCGTGGTGCGGACCATTTTGACGTGGCCCGTTTTGGCGCTGAGTGGGCGTATACGGTTGATGGTGGCCCGCAAGGTGAGTTGGAGTACGAGAACTTCAATGCGTCCAGTGCCGACGTGATTTTCCATGGCGTCAGTGTTCATCCGGGAACCGCCAAGGGCAAAATGGTCAATGCGATGACGTTGGCCAGCCGTTTTCACTGCATGATGCCAGAAGATGAGACCCCTGAAGGCACCGAAGGGTATCAAGGTTTCTATCATTTGAAATCGGCGGAGATGGGTGTTGCGCGTTCTGAGCTGGGTTATATCCTACGAGATTTTTCACGCGAAGGCATACAACAGCGCAAAGCTTTTATGCAGCAACGGGTTGATGAAATGAACGCGCAATTGAAACACGGCTCAGTGGAAATCTGTTTTACTGATAGTTACTTCAATATGAGGGAGAAAGTCGAGCCTTTCCCCCATATTATTGACATTGCCAAACAAGCGATGGAGCAGTGTGATGTTGAGCCAGTGATTAAGCCGATTCGCGGTGGTACAGATGGCGCGAGATTATCCTTTATGGGACTTCCTTGCCCGAACTTATTTACTGGCGGATATAACTTCCACGGCATTCATGAATTTATTTCTATCGAGCAGATGGAAAAATCCGTCGAAGTGATCGTGAAAATTGCAGAAATGACCGCCAAACGCTACGCCTAA
- a CDS encoding dCMP deaminase family protein: MISKWAKRFYQMAELVASWSKDPSTQVGAVITKQNRIVSVGFNGYPHGVSDSVDTDERELKYLKTLHAEENAILFSKRDLDGCDIWVTHFPCPNCAAKIIQTGIARVHCPEQSADFLSRWGDKIQVSQDMFNQAGVEVDWLPLADLNSDDVR; this comes from the coding sequence ATGATATCTAAATGGGCTAAGCGTTTTTACCAAATGGCAGAACTGGTGGCGTCATGGAGTAAAGACCCCTCCACGCAAGTCGGCGCGGTGATTACCAAACAAAATCGTATTGTCTCAGTGGGTTTTAATGGTTATCCACATGGTGTTTCCGACAGCGTCGACACTGATGAACGAGAGCTGAAATATCTCAAAACCTTACACGCTGAAGAGAACGCTATCCTATTTTCTAAACGGGATCTCGATGGTTGTGACATTTGGGTGACGCATTTTCCTTGCCCAAACTGTGCGGCGAAAATCATCCAAACAGGAATTGCGCGAGTACATTGCCCTGAGCAATCAGCCGATTTTCTCTCTCGCTGGGGAGATAAGATCCAAGTCAGCCAAGATATGTTTAATCAAGCGGGGGTTGAAGTGGACTGGTTACCGCTGGCCGACCTAAACAGCGATGACGTTCGTTAG
- a CDS encoding methyl-accepting chemotaxis protein, with the protein MSTFDKNVDIFLSTEKQLAAILTSNQLPSSAQLRQDLLTYQKVFQTLVAAYQTLGLNEQQGMLGSYLKELKRAKEASSAEQVLRLMEFNQNVLQGEVKKELLSGIESSTLLSQAAQVANQHVTIGVQYNKGLLGEVRNLSHTVEEQFKTFANALNEAYNEQTQQMDLIKQFVTAVVLLLLVGIIWQISRSINHQVQVLSDTIHRICETNNVGLRCQMKGNDELVEIGNYFNTLLEKIEQLIFHSQEKSTQLTSSTNSMHDELEGVIEQFHVQADHTSTMTISVQEMVSTISEISESTSVAVEGVQQAAKNAEAGRNVVVSTVKNVDQLTSILANSQTSIHSLNDHVDKIGGAVVIIQGIAEQTNLLALNAAIEAARAGEQGRGFAVVADEVRALASRTHQSTEEITKVVAAIQSQMAKVVSDIEQCNQQGQETLHASEQLDASLARIITDMSNIQANSERIASAIEEQGIVMGQVSDSITELNTISENNMHSAQECLAEVNTVSSQAKDMDKAVAQFKTRNR; encoded by the coding sequence TTGTCTACCTTTGATAAAAACGTTGATATTTTTCTTTCAACGGAAAAACAGCTCGCCGCCATTCTCACTAGCAACCAACTGCCATCAAGCGCTCAGTTGCGACAAGATTTACTTACCTACCAAAAAGTCTTTCAAACCTTGGTCGCGGCCTATCAAACTCTGGGGCTGAACGAGCAACAGGGGATGTTGGGCAGCTACCTAAAAGAGCTCAAACGAGCAAAAGAGGCATCTAGCGCAGAACAAGTTTTACGCTTGATGGAGTTCAATCAAAATGTACTACAAGGCGAAGTGAAGAAAGAGCTGCTCAGCGGCATAGAAAGTAGCACCCTGCTTAGCCAAGCTGCGCAGGTGGCCAATCAGCATGTCACTATTGGCGTGCAGTACAACAAGGGACTGTTGGGGGAAGTGCGTAATCTCTCCCACACCGTAGAAGAACAGTTCAAAACATTTGCTAACGCTCTCAACGAAGCGTACAACGAGCAAACCCAGCAAATGGACCTTATTAAGCAATTTGTCACCGCTGTCGTCCTTTTACTTCTGGTGGGAATCATTTGGCAGATTTCCCGCTCAATCAATCATCAAGTTCAAGTGCTGTCTGATACGATTCACCGAATCTGTGAAACCAATAACGTGGGTTTACGCTGTCAGATGAAAGGCAATGACGAATTGGTTGAAATAGGCAATTATTTCAATACCTTGCTAGAGAAAATTGAGCAACTCATTTTCCACTCTCAGGAGAAATCGACCCAGCTCACTTCCAGCACCAACAGTATGCACGATGAACTGGAGGGCGTGATTGAGCAGTTCCATGTTCAGGCAGATCACACGTCGACCATGACTATCTCAGTGCAGGAAATGGTGTCCACCATCAGCGAGATCTCGGAAAGCACTTCTGTGGCGGTTGAAGGGGTGCAACAAGCAGCGAAAAACGCCGAAGCTGGGCGTAACGTGGTGGTATCGACAGTGAAGAACGTCGATCAACTGACCAGCATTTTAGCCAACAGCCAAACGTCTATTCACTCCCTCAACGACCATGTGGACAAAATCGGCGGCGCAGTGGTCATCATCCAAGGGATCGCAGAGCAGACCAACCTACTGGCACTTAACGCAGCGATTGAAGCAGCGCGTGCAGGTGAACAAGGCCGAGGCTTTGCCGTGGTGGCCGATGAAGTTCGCGCCCTTGCCAGCCGAACTCACCAGTCAACCGAAGAGATCACCAAAGTGGTGGCGGCAATTCAGTCACAAATGGCGAAAGTCGTCAGTGACATTGAGCAGTGCAATCAGCAAGGGCAAGAGACGTTACATGCCTCAGAGCAGCTAGATGCCAGTTTGGCGCGTATTATTACCGACATGTCGAATATTCAAGCGAACTCAGAACGTATCGCTTCAGCCATTGAGGAACAAGGTATTGTGATGGGACAAGTGAGTGATTCGATTACCGAGCTCAACACCATCTCTGAAAACAACATGCACTCAGCCCAAGAGTGTTTGGCGGAGGTAAACACTGTCTCTTCTCAAGCCAAGGACATGGATAAAGCGGTTGCGCAGTTCAAGACCCGCAATCGCTGA
- the arfB gene encoding alternative ribosome rescue aminoacyl-tRNA hydrolase ArfB: MQELKISHSVVLASHEWEIIPIRAQGCGGQNVNKVSSAVHLRFDIKQSTLPDFHKQCLLNLGDSRINKEGVLVLKAQQHRSFEKNRLDAVERLAQIIRNAIKKDKKRVATKPTKGSVKRRLEQKTHQGAKKGLRGKVTF, translated from the coding sequence TTGCAGGAGTTAAAAATCTCTCACTCGGTTGTTCTTGCCAGCCACGAATGGGAAATCATTCCTATTCGAGCGCAAGGTTGCGGTGGGCAGAACGTTAATAAGGTATCGAGTGCGGTTCATTTGCGTTTTGATATTAAGCAATCGACCCTACCAGATTTTCATAAGCAATGCTTATTAAATCTCGGAGATAGTCGCATCAATAAAGAGGGCGTTTTGGTGTTAAAAGCTCAGCAACACCGCAGTTTTGAAAAAAATCGGCTTGATGCTGTGGAACGCTTGGCACAAATCATTCGCAATGCGATAAAAAAAGATAAGAAAAGAGTGGCAACAAAACCAACCAAAGGTTCGGTTAAAAGGCGACTTGAACAAAAAACGCACCAAGGAGCCAAAAAAGGCTTACGTGGAAAAGTTACTTTTTAA
- a CDS encoding beta-phosphoglucomutase family hydrolase, which yields MNKNDYSRYQGLIFDMDGTLIDTMPAHLEAWRQTAEFFDFPFEREWLHGLGGMPSFKIASELNRRFGLQLIPSEVSAFKMDAFVSLKNHGDIIDVTHRVVQAFLGKKKLAVGTGSQRQSAERLLKNSGLRSFFDVVVTASDVTRHKPEPETFLRAAELLGLSAQQCAVFEDTKLGMQAAHAAGMDCFMVEGEELVFYPVASPLIHR from the coding sequence ATGAACAAAAATGACTATTCACGTTATCAGGGTTTGATCTTTGATATGGACGGAACCTTGATCGATACCATGCCCGCACATTTAGAAGCTTGGCGGCAAACGGCTGAATTTTTTGACTTTCCTTTTGAGAGGGAGTGGCTGCATGGGCTGGGTGGTATGCCGAGCTTTAAAATCGCCAGCGAGCTCAACCGCCGCTTTGGCCTACAACTTATTCCCAGTGAAGTGTCTGCGTTTAAGATGGATGCTTTTGTCTCACTGAAAAACCATGGTGATATCATTGATGTCACTCATCGTGTGGTACAAGCGTTCCTCGGCAAGAAAAAACTGGCGGTTGGGACGGGTAGTCAGCGCCAGAGCGCCGAACGCCTGTTAAAAAACAGCGGGCTGCGCAGTTTTTTTGATGTGGTGGTGACTGCGAGTGATGTCACGCGACATAAACCGGAACCGGAAACTTTCTTGCGCGCCGCAGAGCTTTTAGGACTTAGTGCGCAACAGTGTGCCGTGTTTGAAGATACCAAACTTGGAATGCAGGCAGCACATGCAGCGGGTATGGACTGCTTTATGGTTGAAGGTGAGGAGTTGGTCTTTTATCCAGTGGCCTCACCATTAATTCACCGTTAG
- a CDS encoding FKBP-type peptidyl-prolyl cis-trans isomerase, translating into MPKFVFPIIIFLLAAFFIYRTWTSHKASEANFAIGQAFLEENGKKEGVITTESGLQYQVLEKGHGDKHPSASSKVKVHYHGTLIDGSVFDSSVQRGEPISFGLNQVIKGWQEGLQYMVEGEKVRLFIPSSLGYGKSGSGPIPPASVLIFDVELIEIQ; encoded by the coding sequence GTGCCTAAATTCGTTTTCCCTATTATTATTTTTCTGCTCGCGGCTTTTTTTATCTACCGTACTTGGACAAGCCACAAAGCATCTGAGGCCAACTTTGCTATCGGCCAAGCCTTTCTAGAAGAAAACGGCAAAAAGGAAGGGGTAATCACCACAGAGAGCGGCTTGCAGTATCAGGTGCTGGAAAAAGGCCATGGTGATAAACACCCAAGCGCATCAAGCAAAGTGAAAGTCCATTATCATGGCACTTTAATTGATGGCAGCGTGTTTGACAGTTCCGTTCAGCGCGGTGAGCCCATTAGCTTTGGCTTAAATCAAGTGATTAAAGGCTGGCAAGAGGGCCTGCAATATATGGTTGAAGGTGAGAAAGTAAGGCTGTTTATCCCAAGCTCACTCGGCTATGGCAAAAGCGGTTCTGGTCCGATCCCACCAGCTAGCGTGCTCATTTTTGACGTCGAACTGATTGAAATTCAGTAA
- a CDS encoding thioredoxin domain-containing protein, whose translation MYKRFVSLLMAAAAIFTLVACSDTSQPKEGAQYKTLPTSLEAFDLPAVTEVFSLTCGHCLTMEEVIPQLEEQTKQKFGKMHVTFSESAQISAFIFYTAVMQLKQTPDHAFMQELFAAVQMGPDVAGIEKQQALEKAFEKRHLISPYQLEKEQQQAMFALFQQADAASQAVQINAVPTFIVKGKYQVLTGGHKSTDEIAQTITYLLNQP comes from the coding sequence ATGTATAAACGATTCGTTTCACTGCTGATGGCCGCAGCCGCCATCTTCACTCTTGTTGCCTGTAGCGACACCTCACAGCCCAAAGAAGGCGCGCAATATAAAACTTTGCCCACCTCTCTTGAGGCTTTTGATCTGCCTGCGGTTACCGAAGTTTTTTCCCTGACCTGTGGTCACTGCCTAACCATGGAAGAGGTGATTCCTCAACTGGAAGAGCAGACCAAGCAAAAATTTGGCAAGATGCATGTTACCTTCAGCGAAAGCGCACAAATCAGCGCATTTATTTTTTATACCGCAGTGATGCAGCTAAAACAGACGCCAGATCACGCCTTCATGCAAGAGCTGTTTGCGGCTGTACAAATGGGCCCTGATGTGGCGGGCATAGAGAAACAACAAGCGCTTGAAAAAGCGTTTGAGAAACGTCACCTCATCAGCCCATATCAGTTGGAAAAAGAGCAGCAGCAAGCGATGTTTGCCTTGTTTCAGCAAGCGGACGCGGCATCTCAAGCAGTACAAATTAACGCGGTACCCACTTTTATCGTCAAAGGCAAATATCAAGTCTTGACTGGTGGTCATAAAAGTACAGATGAGATCGCCCAAACCATCACTTATCTACTTAATCAACCTTAA
- a CDS encoding OmpA family protein — MRTSLSLLCILLSGCSSLIAPPNMLDTAPKNEEALIYPDWGGEVITQAELPVTREVTPKRSETRESLQAFLQRNRIEYQLLPGNHMMIHLTEIIHFKTASAEVSADSTRWIGLLGDYLSSREDIDIVIDGHADSTGASGFNNSLSERRAEEVKKQLLMSQVPEHRVYTRGYGEYLPACSNRSINGRKCNRRVELMLIVTR; from the coding sequence ATGAGAACGAGTCTATCGCTTTTGTGCATTTTACTGTCTGGGTGCAGTAGCCTGATTGCGCCTCCAAATATGCTCGATACGGCGCCCAAAAATGAGGAAGCTTTGATTTATCCTGATTGGGGCGGGGAAGTCATAACACAAGCAGAACTACCAGTCACCCGTGAAGTGACACCGAAAAGAAGCGAGACTAGGGAGTCGCTGCAAGCGTTTTTGCAACGTAATCGGATCGAATATCAACTTTTGCCCGGGAATCACATGATGATTCATTTGACCGAAATCATTCACTTTAAAACGGCTTCAGCCGAAGTGTCTGCCGATTCGACTAGGTGGATTGGCTTGCTCGGAGATTATCTCTCTTCGCGAGAGGATATTGATATCGTGATTGATGGTCACGCTGACAGTACAGGGGCAAGTGGTTTTAATAACTCGCTCTCAGAGCGACGAGCTGAAGAAGTGAAAAAGCAACTGTTGATGTCGCAAGTGCCTGAACATAGGGTGTACACGCGTGGTTACGGTGAGTATCTGCCCGCATGCTCTAATCGTTCTATTAACGGACGCAAATGCAATCGTAGGGTTGAGTTGATGTTAATCGTTACCCGATAA
- a CDS encoding glutaredoxin family protein → MRFIRWFLGKLILLANAIFAPKGIQRSPEAQALVDAKAKNLSLYQFEACPFCVKVRRAMKRQSVHFELRDAKNNAEHRQALQQGGGKVKVPCLRIEEDGQTRWLYESSDIVAYLEKEFA, encoded by the coding sequence ATGCGCTTTATTCGTTGGTTTTTAGGCAAATTGATCCTACTGGCAAATGCTATTTTTGCTCCCAAAGGCATACAACGTAGCCCAGAAGCACAAGCTTTGGTCGATGCAAAAGCCAAAAACCTATCGCTGTATCAATTTGAGGCGTGTCCGTTTTGCGTGAAAGTGCGCAGAGCAATGAAAAGGCAATCGGTTCACTTTGAACTGCGCGACGCGAAAAACAACGCGGAACATCGACAAGCCTTGCAGCAAGGTGGTGGTAAAGTCAAAGTGCCCTGTTTACGCATTGAAGAAGATGGTCAAACTCGCTGGTTGTACGAATCCTCAGATATTGTTGCCTATCTTGAAAAAGAATTTGCCTAA
- a CDS encoding YaeQ family protein, whose translation MALKPTIYKFRINLTDMNRDYFDTISITTALHPSEKLERLAARLIAFCLHAQPDLAFTKGLSSTEEPDIWKKEYDGSISVWIDVGELEAERIKKASRQAKQVAVYSFNSKSAVWWEKNKGKFQSLPVNVYQLDAAAVDAFATQIERGTTLSVMISGNSIFVDGDHFHQQIDWQGLQTHE comes from the coding sequence ATGGCACTCAAACCGACGATCTACAAGTTCCGTATCAACCTAACCGATATGAATCGCGACTATTTTGATACGATTTCCATTACCACCGCACTGCACCCCTCTGAAAAACTTGAGCGCTTGGCGGCGCGCTTGATTGCATTCTGTTTACATGCCCAGCCCGACCTAGCCTTCACCAAAGGACTATCGAGTACGGAAGAGCCTGACATCTGGAAGAAAGAGTACGACGGCTCCATCAGCGTTTGGATAGATGTCGGCGAACTCGAAGCCGAGCGAATCAAAAAAGCTTCTCGGCAAGCCAAACAAGTCGCCGTTTACAGCTTCAATAGCAAAAGCGCCGTATGGTGGGAAAAGAATAAGGGAAAATTTCAATCACTGCCTGTTAACGTTTATCAATTGGATGCGGCGGCGGTGGACGCTTTCGCCACTCAGATCGAACGAGGCACCACATTGTCGGTGATGATCTCCGGAAACTCAATTTTTGTCGATGGTGACCACTTCCACCAGCAAATCGACTGGCAAGGTTTACAAACCCATGAATGA
- a CDS encoding cold-shock protein produces the protein MSNTVTGTVKWFNETKGFGFIKQENGPDVFAHFSAIKGDGFRSLAEGQKVSFVISQGQKGPQAEEITVL, from the coding sequence ATGTCTAACACAGTAACCGGCACCGTAAAATGGTTTAACGAAACTAAAGGCTTTGGTTTTATCAAGCAAGAAAACGGCCCGGACGTTTTTGCACACTTCTCTGCAATCAAAGGTGATGGCTTCCGTTCACTCGCTGAAGGCCAAAAAGTGTCTTTCGTCATCTCTCAAGGCCAAAAAGGTCCTCAAGCAGAAGAAATCACAGTGCTTTAA
- a CDS encoding alternative ribosome-rescue factor A, whose protein sequence is MKCKNKTHSDTHEHELGRGVIQDNALKALVTSQLFKTRVVKAKKGKGSFSRKMKHRGKEPGAKGMKKIHFAPGSFVIDGLIPVLR, encoded by the coding sequence ATGAAATGCAAAAATAAGACTCACTCTGACACTCATGAACACGAGTTGGGCAGAGGAGTGATACAAGATAACGCGCTTAAGGCGTTGGTAACCAGCCAGTTGTTTAAGACTCGGGTGGTGAAAGCGAAAAAAGGTAAAGGCAGTTTCAGCCGTAAAATGAAACACAGAGGCAAAGAGCCCGGTGCAAAGGGGATGAAGAAAATCCATTTTGCACCGGGCTCTTTCGTTATAGATGGTTTAATACCAGTTTTGCGTTAA
- a CDS encoding IS3-like element ISVpa4 family transposase (programmed frameshift) gives MTRKRRNHSPEFKAKVALDAAKGDKTVAELAQKYNLHANQISTWKKELLENAAMIFATENHSGKESSEDVDKLHAKIGQLTMENGFFGQSARSLDRAQRKSSLVKSTPLPIKRQCELLNIARSTAYYQPIGLSAEEITLRRMIDEIHLQYPFMGSRRIRTELAKKGHSVNRKRVVRLMRDMGIGAIYPKPKTTLANKAHKVYPYLLRDIEVTYPNQAWAIDITYIPMAKGFLYLVAIIDWYSRKVLAWRLSNTMDTSFCIEALEEALKHYGPPDIFNSDQGSQFTSTEFTQKLIEHDIRISMDGKGRWVDNVFIERLWRSLKYEEVYLKAYTTPREAELEIGNYMVFYNEERNHQGLNNLTPDEAYFGRQRYAA, from the exons ATGACTAGAAAACGTAGAAACCACTCTCCTGAGTTTAAAGCTAAGGTGGCTCTCGATGCCGCTAAAGGCGATAAAACCGTCGCTGAGCTAGCTCAGAAATATAACCTGCACGCTAACCAGATCTCAACATGGAAAAAGGAGCTGCTTGAAAACGCAGCCATGATTTTTGCCACCGAAAATCACTCAGGAAAAGAGAGTTCCGAAGATGTGGACAAACTTCACGCCAAGATCGGTCAATTGACCATGGAAAATG GATTTTTTGGCCAAAGTGCTCGGTCGTTAGACCGAGCCCAGCGAAAGAGTTCGCTGGTTAAATCCACCCCATTGCCGATAAAGCGCCAATGTGAGCTGCTCAATATTGCTCGCTCTACCGCTTACTATCAGCCCATCGGACTCTCTGCTGAGGAGATCACGTTACGACGTATGATTGACGAAATTCATCTGCAGTATCCGTTTATGGGCAGTCGGCGCATTCGAACTGAGCTGGCTAAAAAGGGCCATAGCGTTAATCGTAAGCGTGTTGTTCGACTCATGCGCGATATGGGGATTGGGGCGATTTATCCCAAGCCCAAAACGACGCTGGCTAACAAAGCACACAAGGTGTATCCCTACCTGTTGCGTGATATCGAAGTCACTTACCCAAACCAAGCTTGGGCGATTGATATCACGTACATCCCGATGGCGAAGGGGTTCCTGTACCTCGTTGCGATTATCGACTGGTATAGCCGCAAAGTGCTGGCTTGGCGACTATCCAACACCATGGACACGAGTTTTTGTATCGAAGCGCTTGAGGAAGCGCTGAAGCATTATGGGCCACCTGATATCTTTAACTCAGATCAAGGCAGCCAGTTTACCAGCACAGAGTTCACACAGAAGTTAATTGAACATGACATACGTATAAGCATGGACGGGAAAGGCCGCTGGGTTGACAATGTTTTCATTGAGCGATTATGGCGAAGCCTGAAATATGAGGAGGTTTACTTAAAGGCTTATACCACGCCCCGTGAAGCCGAGCTTGAAATCGGCAACTACATGGTGTTTTATAATGAAGAGCGTAACCATCAAGGACTGAATAACCTCACTCCTGATGAGGCCTACTTCGGTAGGCAAAGATACGCAGCATGA